In a genomic window of Plasmodium malariae genome assembly, chromosome: 4:
- a CDS encoding early transcribed membrane protein: protein MKITKIVYIFATLLAVNIIAPSFYNTVVAGKNVAQTGYKKLTEAERKKRNQKIMMISSIASGIAVLLGTALGLGLHYKNKQPKKADGANGAHPSPLGIVTHNAGNAHPQKK, encoded by the coding sequence atgaaaatcaccaagatagtatatatttttgctacATTATTAGCAGTCAACATAATTGCTCCAAGTTTCTACAACACTGTTGTAGCAGGAAAGAATGTAGCACAAAcaggatataaaaaattgacggaagcagaaagaaaaaagagaaatcaAAAGATCATGATGATTTCTTCAATAGCATCGGGAATAGCTGTACTTTTAGGAACTGCATTAGGTTTAGGACTTCActacaaaaataaacaacCCAAAAAAGCAGATGGAGCTAATGGTGCACATCCTTCACCCCTTGGTATAGTCACACACAACGCTGGTAACGCCCACCCccaaaagaaataa